CTCTTCCTAAATTACACTTCATATCCGGTCTCAAGGGACGACCGCATAAATGCGTTATGTAGTATTCCCCATTTTGGGTTTCAACTAAGGACGCATGTCCTGCTTTTTGCAACTGTAGTTCTGGGTTTTTGGCTGATGTTAACATCGGGTTTTGTGGGTCCACTTCGTAAGGTCCCCAAATATCCTTTGATCTTGCCATGGATACCGCATGATCCCAAGTGGTTCCCCCCTCGGCTGTCATTAAATAATAATAACCATTTTTTTTATATATATGAGGAGCTTCAGTTACCCCTAATTCTGTGCCTTTAAAAATATTTTTTACAGGACCTACTAATTTTTCTTCTTCAAGTGAAAACTCTTGTAGTAATATTCCTGCAAATGGATTTTTCCCTTTACGGAAGTCATTTTGCATATTTACTAGCCACTTTTTACCGTCATCATCATGGAACAGAGATGGATCGAATCCACTGCTATTTAAATATATCGGTTCAGACCATGGACCTATGATGTCTTTTGCTGTAATCACATAATTATGCGTATCTTTTGTAAAATTAGAAGTGTTATGCCAACTTTTCACATCCGTATATATTAGATAAAAAAAATTCCCATCAAAACTTAAACAAGGTGCCCATACACCACCTGAATTTGGATTTCCTGCCATATCTAATAATGATAATCTGTCTAAGGGGCGTGTTAACAATCTCCAATTGACTAAATCCTTAGAGTGATGGATTTGCACTCCAGGGAACCATTCAAAAGTTGAAGTGGCTACATAGTAATCATTTCTGACTCTAATAATTGATGGATCTGGATTAAAGCCTTTTAAAATTGGATTTCTAATCTTCTTTGCCATATTCATCCTCCTTAGCTGGGATTTGTACCTAAATCAAGTTCATAAAAAACAACACAATTATACCATAAATAACCTTATATAATCATTATAAACAGATAAGAATATGCTTGATTTCATAGAGAGAGAAAACATACAAAAACCTTTGACATAATCCCTTATTGGATGTCAAAGGTTAAGGCATCATAATTCCCTTCAATAAAAAAACCTTTTTCATTCTCAATCATTAAAACATGTGTTGCAAGCTGGTTTATTAGTCGTCTATCATGTGTAGCAAACACAACTGTTCCTGGATACTCTTTTAACACCTTTTCTAAACTTTCTTGCGTTTTAATATCTAAATAATTCGTAGGTTCATCTAATAATAATAGGTTTGTATCACTTACAAAGCATTTGGCTAGAGCTACCTTAACTTTCTCTCCCCCACTCAATACACTAATTTTTTTATGAACTTCATCTCTTTTAAAAAGCATCCTTGCCAAGATTGTTCTTACTTTTTCTTTTGAATAAATGCTTGTATCCATCACATTTTCTAATATCGACTGATCCTTTTTTAGATCTTTAAGCGTTTGATGTAAGAAGCCTATTCTACAACTTGCAGGCACGAAGATACCTTGTTTTTGTTCTTTTATCATTTTTAATAACGTAGACTTGCCTGTTCCATTGTTTCCTATCAACGCGACCTTCATGCCAGGTTTAATCATCACATTCAAATTTGAAAATAAAGTACGCCCCGCTATTTTTTTAGTTACTTGTTCCATTTTTATCACAAATTTATTATGGATTTGTTTATGTTGGGTTAGATCAAAAATAGCTTGATCCTTTATTATTGGTTTTTCTTTTTTCTCCAACTGTTCAATCCGTTTCTCAATTGCCTTTGCAGAACGGCCTACCTTGGCTTGTTTACTTCTTGCTTTTTCTGCACCCAAATTAGCTTCTTTGTAACTCATTCGTTTCGGTTTATGTTTCATTTTTTTAACCTTTTGTTGCTTTTCTTTAAAAGCCTGCTGCAAACGAGATTTCTCGTTAATGTATTCCTCATACTCAAATTGAGCACGATTTAATTTCATCTCTTGTTGTTTTGTATACGAACTATAGTTGCCCTGGTATTCAGTTATTCTTTCATTGTTTATTTCAATAATTTTTGTACATACTGCATCCAGAAAAGCTCGATCATGTGAGACTATAATAACTGCACCTTGAACTCTTTTAATCTCTTGTTCCAACTTCATAATGCCAGACAAATCTAAATGGCTAGTTGGTTCATCAGCAAGTAGTAGATCAAATTTACGTTGAAGAACTTCAGCAATTTTTATTCTCATCTTTTCTCCGCCGCTCATTTCGTGATGTATTTCCTTTTGAATTCCCCACTTGGATAGATATTCTCTTGCATGTCCACTGACTTTTGTTTCATCATTCTGTGCAATCTCAATCATATTTATATTGTGACTGATCGTTCCCCCATCCAAATCCGTTTTCCCAGATAAAACAGATAAAAATGTAGATTTGCCTGCTCCATTTAAACCTACAATTCCAATTCGATCTTTTTTCGATACAGTTATTCGACCCTCTAACTTAAATAACAAACGATCCTTTATATATTTCTCAATTCTATTTATCTCTAAAATAGTCATAAAAAAACCTCCCTAGTATACCTAGAGAGGATTAGTTGCTATTGTTCCATTTCTTTTCATGTTCACACTTAATAAATTACATCACTGCTAAAACACACGAAGTTCTGAAGCAACTAAAATCATTCCATCTTCATGATAAACACATCGATTAAGCGTGTTATTATAGCAATAAAATAAGGTACTATGAACAAAGGTTGCGTATTATACACACCCTGATAATGGACAGACTAATCCTATCTCTAGTTTCAAAATTATTTTTAAATTGAAATGCTAGAATAAATAAGATTACTTCTCCATTGTTCACTTTACCTCCGAAATTTGTTTTTTTTTTAATTACGTTGTTAGTATAAGGTGTTGCACAAATTTTTGTCAAGATGCTATTTATTTATAATCAGCAATCTTCACATACTCCGGGTTGATTACTCGTTTTACAAATATTTTCGTCAATGACATTATTCATTCCGTTATCCTCAATATCCGGATTATTTCCTTTTAAGCAGTTAGAACGAACAGCATTTCCTTGACTATTCATATTTAACAAAATCCCTGCTTCTGTTTGATTTACTATGGTATTGTTGTCAATAATGTTGCGCACATCCCCCCCACTACTGAATACACCAACCCCAGTATTCTTCTTTAAGGTATTGTTTCTGATTCTGTTAGAAGATAGCATAAATATCCCCAGGGTCTCATTATTACATATCCTATTTCCCCAAATTAAATTATTATCTTCTGTTCTTATTCCTTCCTCCGGATTACCAAATGCTTTATTCCAAAGAATTAAATTATTATCACCTGTAAAAAAACCATCAGCAAATTGTCCATTATTCAATGCACAATTGCCAATAATAAAACCATTATTATCAAAATCCATTCCATCATTATTATTTTCTTCACAGAAATTATTTAGTGCTAGATTAAAATCACCTCTAAATCGCATGCCATTTCCACCATTTTTATTAGATTTACTACTAATGACATAATTGTTATTCCCGTTAGTAACAATTCCATCGCCTGTATTCCCACAAGAATTGCAATTTATAACCAAATTCCTTTCAGAACCAAAGTCGATTTCAATCCCAGCACCTTGATTATCAAGTACATTTACACATGAAAGTATATTATCATCTGCATCAATTAGAATTCCACGATTCTCGAAGTTTTGAACAGTCAGATTTTCGATTGTTATGAATCTGGCCTCTATGTCAATTCCAGTTTCACCAGGTAAAGCCATCCCATCAATAATTGTTTTACCTCTACCTGCACCAATGATTCGAATTTTATCCCGATTTCCTCCTATGTTATTAATTGTGAGTGCCTCATTAAAGGTTCCTTTTCCTACTCGAATTGTAAAACCTTCACTAGGAACATTGTTTATCGCAGTTTGAATACTCTGACCCTCTTTTACGAAGATCTCGTTATCTTCATTACATAAACTAGGAGGATCACTTGTTGTACAGCGGTTAGCATCAAATAATGTTCCCATACCTTCATTAGCTATATCTGGTGTATTACCAGCTAATTTGTTGGATCGGATGACGTTATCATTAGAATTAGGGTTAATTTGTATGCCTTGATTCACATTATTATTGATACAGTTATTATCGATCAAGTTGTCGTTGATACCCTCAAAAATTTCAATCCCTATATTTCCACTGTTAATGATCATATTATTTATGACTCTTTGTTGTGCTCCACCTCTAAGTCGTATCCCTGTCTCACCATTACATCTTATATGATTTACCCAATATAAATTCATATCACTGCGGCTTTCTATCCCAGCATTTTTATTCCTAAATATTTTATTTACAAAAACAAAATCATTCTCATTGTTCTGTATTCCAGAAAGATTATTTAAAATCAAATTAAGAATAATTAAATTGTTTGCTGCTCTTGTTGTTATACCATCCTCAAAGTTTCGTTGAATGGTGTTTTTTAAAACCAAGTTATTATCCCCAAATATACGCATCCCTTCAATTAGATTATTTGAAACATGGTTAGAGATTAAGTAATTACTTATCGATCCAATCATGATCAAGATACCATTCAATGTATTTCCATTTATTACTGATGACATGATCATATTCCTTGATCCATTAGATTCTATTGAAATACCTTGCTCTCCATTTTCTGATACCTCAACTTTATGAATAATGTTTTCATTTGATTCAATCTGAATACCATTTCCGCTGAAGCATCGAACAGACAGATTTTCAATCGTGACTAAACTTGAATCCAAAATATTTATACCAATTGAGCCATCTGGAAGACCTGTTCCATCAATGATCGTTTTCCCCATTCCTGCCCCTACGATTCGTATTTGGTTTGAATTTGCTCCACTTATGACTAATGATTCATTACAAGTAATGGCAGCAACTCTGATGGTGTCACCTTGAGAAGCTGCTACCAAGGCAGCATTGATTGTAGGTACATCTTCAGGTACGTTGATTACCATAATTAGCACAGTCCTTTCCCATTTTTTGATACTCCATTGTATTCAGGGAGCAATCAAATGGATTGGACGGAAGTGGAATTTTAGAAAAATACGTGTTTAGAGCTCTTCCATAAATTCAAGTATTTCACCATCATACCCTTTCACAAATATTGTCCTCCACCCATTTTCTAACTTAAAAGGACCCTCTATAATTTCTAATTTTATAACATCGATCCATTTCAACAATTCGTTCCAACTTTCGACTTCAAATGCTATATGCATTTGTTTATCATAATTTGATTTTTTACGTGAATTTTCAACCTCATAAAGCTCCAACCGAAAATGCTCTAACTCTAAAAATATTGCTTCCTCACCTTTAAAATCTATGGATTGCTCTATTAAAAAACCTAGAGACTGGTAAAATTCGATGGAACGACTTAAGTCACTTACTTCGATAGCAACATGATGAATGCTC
The window above is part of the Chengkuizengella sp. SCS-71B genome. Proteins encoded here:
- the abc-f gene encoding ribosomal protection-like ABC-F family protein, which encodes MTILEINRIEKYIKDRLLFKLEGRITVSKKDRIGIVGLNGAGKSTFLSVLSGKTDLDGGTISHNINMIEIAQNDETKVSGHAREYLSKWGIQKEIHHEMSGGEKMRIKIAEVLQRKFDLLLADEPTSHLDLSGIMKLEQEIKRVQGAVIIVSHDRAFLDAVCTKIIEINNERITEYQGNYSSYTKQQEMKLNRAQFEYEEYINEKSRLQQAFKEKQQKVKKMKHKPKRMSYKEANLGAEKARSKQAKVGRSAKAIEKRIEQLEKKEKPIIKDQAIFDLTQHKQIHNKFVIKMEQVTKKIAGRTLFSNLNVMIKPGMKVALIGNNGTGKSTLLKMIKEQKQGIFVPASCRIGFLHQTLKDLKKDQSILENVMDTSIYSKEKVRTILARMLFKRDEVHKKISVLSGGEKVKVALAKCFVSDTNLLLLDEPTNYLDIKTQESLEKVLKEYPGTVVFATHDRRLINQLATHVLMIENEKGFFIEGNYDALTFDIQ
- a CDS encoding glycoside hydrolase family 43 protein: MAKKIRNPILKGFNPDPSIIRVRNDYYVATSTFEWFPGVQIHHSKDLVNWRLLTRPLDRLSLLDMAGNPNSGGVWAPCLSFDGNFFYLIYTDVKSWHNTSNFTKDTHNYVITAKDIIGPWSEPIYLNSSGFDPSLFHDDDGKKWLVNMQNDFRKGKNPFAGILLQEFSLEEEKLVGPVKNIFKGTELGVTEAPHIYKKNGYYYLMTAEGGTTWDHAVSMARSKDIWGPYEVDPQNPMLTSAKNPELQLQKAGHASLVETQNGEYYITHLCGRPLRPDMKCNLGRETSIQKVYWSEDDWLRLEGGGNEPKLEVPAPNLPEFKFERLRCRDDFDDTELNIHLNTLRIPPDESWLSLKERPGYLRLKGQESLSSLHRQSIVARRQQAFRCEAETCIEFEPDIFQQMAGLVCYYDTNDYIYLRISRDEILGKTLTIHHMESGEIDEPLEGEIKIEGWTKVYLRVNVFNHSIEFSYSEDGVNWYKINKIFEAGQLSDEHNKLGFTGSFIGICVQDLSGMKKHADFDYFTYFELDE
- a CDS encoding right-handed parallel beta-helix repeat-containing protein; protein product: MVINVPEDVPTINAALVAASQGDTIRVAAITCNESLVISGANSNQIRIVGAGMGKTIIDGTGLPDGSIGINILDSSLVTIENLSVRCFSGNGIQIESNENIIHKVEVSENGEQGISIESNGSRNMIMSSVINGNTLNGILIMIGSISNYLISNHVSNNLIEGMRIFGDNNLVLKNTIQRNFEDGITTRAANNLIILNLILNNLSGIQNNENDFVFVNKIFRNKNAGIESRSDMNLYWVNHIRCNGETGIRLRGGAQQRVINNMIINSGNIGIEIFEGINDNLIDNNCINNNVNQGIQINPNSNDNVIRSNKLAGNTPDIANEGMGTLFDANRCTTSDPPSLCNEDNEIFVKEGQSIQTAINNVPSEGFTIRVGKGTFNEALTINNIGGNRDKIRIIGAGRGKTIIDGMALPGETGIDIEARFITIENLTVQNFENRGILIDADDNILSCVNVLDNQGAGIEIDFGSERNLVINCNSCGNTGDGIVTNGNNNYVISSKSNKNGGNGMRFRGDFNLALNNFCEENNNDGMDFDNNGFIIGNCALNNGQFADGFFTGDNNLILWNKAFGNPEEGIRTEDNNLIWGNRICNNETLGIFMLSSNRIRNNTLKKNTGVGVFSSGGDVRNIIDNNTIVNQTEAGILLNMNSQGNAVRSNCLKGNNPDIEDNGMNNVIDENICKTSNQPGVCEDC
- a CDS encoding VOC family protein, whose amino-acid sequence is MNNIKSIHHVAIEVSDLSRSIEFYQSLGFLIEQSIDFKGEEAIFLELEHFRLELYEVENSRKKSNYDKQMHIAFEVESWNELLKWIDVIKLEIIEGPFKLENGWRTIFVKGYDGEILEFMEEL